One Amorphoplanes digitatis genomic window carries:
- a CDS encoding Dyp-type peroxidase, producing the protein MSIGHRTRTRSVTVFARIADGRASEVRERLRAYEKDSPFARLPGVHFARLIVIEHAVRQERPARLSRRARLLDLVAHFGRGPRPDDLPHPYLMMTATVDGDPAEFFRRLRDLGPDADAVWGDCTGYPGHGEEEPFTDFFRRRALRANYTFAGAPDGTVTEIRDAVLLRRQLAAFAATASDVSDDALLRRFRTATPPPATRAATEAPPPGLDPAEVQGLVLRGYGDHAVAAHLHLRITSGPLARRWLGAVASEVTSAADLPDRPGRALHVGISHSGLARLGVPEAELAGLPEEFREGMYAREDRLSPGRGTGPWRGPFDGAGAVDVVLLLSATGDAELEPLLSRLRRDATDGGGVRVVGEQRGRRMPGPGRTFIEHFGFADGLSQPRIAGYGRDGSGEVLPPGEFVLGLPDVDGDIAGRDLPAALTRNGSFLVYRKLEQDVPAFRAMTEAAAGPFADGADGVAAGLVGRRRDGAMLSPCPAGSHVRRANPRDSLPGGRELTRRHLMLRRGIPYGPYLPPGASDDGQERGLLFLALVGDLGRQFEFAQTEWLSDGNVFGRGAEQDVFTTAGGPGARILLTGSPPAYVNVPGPLVTCRGGEYFLLPGLEALRALSAELSAEPGARCSP; encoded by the coding sequence ATGAGCATCGGACACCGGACCCGCACCCGGTCGGTCACCGTGTTCGCCCGCATCGCCGACGGCCGCGCCTCGGAGGTGCGCGAGCGGCTGCGGGCGTACGAGAAGGACAGTCCCTTCGCCCGGCTGCCGGGTGTCCACTTCGCCCGGCTGATCGTGATCGAACACGCGGTGCGCCAGGAGCGGCCGGCCCGGCTGAGCCGGCGTGCGCGGCTGCTCGACCTGGTCGCGCACTTCGGGCGGGGGCCGCGCCCGGACGACCTGCCACATCCGTACCTGATGATGACCGCGACGGTCGACGGCGACCCGGCGGAGTTCTTCCGGCGGCTGCGCGACCTCGGCCCGGACGCCGACGCGGTCTGGGGCGACTGCACCGGCTACCCCGGGCACGGCGAGGAGGAGCCGTTCACCGACTTCTTCCGGCGCCGCGCCCTGCGGGCGAACTACACGTTCGCCGGCGCGCCCGACGGGACCGTCACGGAGATCCGCGACGCGGTCCTGCTCCGCCGCCAGCTCGCCGCCTTCGCCGCCACCGCCTCCGACGTCTCCGACGACGCCCTGCTGCGCCGCTTCCGCACGGCGACCCCGCCGCCCGCGACGCGGGCGGCCACCGAGGCGCCGCCGCCCGGGCTCGACCCCGCCGAGGTGCAGGGCCTGGTGCTGCGCGGCTACGGCGACCACGCCGTCGCGGCCCATCTCCACCTGCGGATCACCTCCGGGCCGCTCGCGCGGCGCTGGCTCGGCGCGGTGGCGTCCGAGGTCACGTCGGCCGCGGACCTGCCCGACCGGCCGGGCCGGGCACTGCACGTCGGCATCAGCCACTCCGGACTGGCCCGGCTCGGCGTGCCGGAGGCGGAGCTCGCCGGGCTGCCCGAGGAGTTCCGCGAGGGCATGTACGCCCGGGAGGACAGGCTGTCGCCGGGGCGCGGCACCGGGCCGTGGCGTGGGCCGTTCGACGGCGCCGGCGCGGTCGACGTGGTCCTGCTGCTCTCCGCGACCGGCGACGCCGAGCTGGAACCGTTGCTGAGCCGGCTGCGGCGCGACGCCACCGACGGCGGCGGCGTGCGCGTCGTCGGCGAGCAGCGCGGCCGGCGGATGCCCGGACCGGGCCGCACCTTCATCGAGCACTTCGGATTCGCCGACGGGCTGTCCCAGCCGCGGATCGCGGGCTACGGCCGTGACGGCTCCGGCGAGGTGCTGCCGCCCGGCGAGTTCGTGCTCGGCCTGCCCGATGTGGACGGCGACATCGCCGGCCGCGACCTGCCGGCCGCGCTCACCCGCAACGGCAGCTTCCTGGTGTACCGCAAGCTCGAGCAGGACGTGCCCGCGTTCCGGGCGATGACCGAGGCCGCCGCCGGTCCGTTCGCCGACGGCGCGGACGGCGTCGCCGCCGGGCTGGTCGGCCGCCGTCGCGACGGCGCGATGCTCTCGCCGTGCCCCGCCGGCTCGCACGTGCGGCGGGCCAACCCCCGCGACTCGCTGCCCGGCGGGCGGGAGCTCACCCGCCGGCACCTGATGCTGCGCCGCGGCATCCCGTACGGGCCCTACCTGCCGCCGGGCGCGAGCGACGACGGACAGGAGCGCGGGCTGCTCTTCCTCGCCCTCGTCGGCGACCTCGGCCGGCAGTTCGAGTTCGCGCAGACCGAGTGGCTCTCCGACGGCAACGTCTTCGGGCGCGGCGCCGAGCAGGACGTCTTCACCACGGCCGGCGGGCCCGGCGCCCGGATCCTGCTGACGGGGTCGCCGCCGGCGTACGTGAACGTGCCCGGGCCGCTGGTGACGTGCCGCGGCGGCGAGTACTTCCTGCTGCCGGGGCTCGAGGCGCTGCGCGCACTCAGCGCGGAGCTCAGTGCGGAGCCCGGGGCCCGCTGCTCTCCCTGA
- a CDS encoding helix-turn-helix transcriptional regulator yields the protein MMLGRTAERALIDALLTGARGGRSDALVITGEPGIGKTTLIGYAIEQAAGMRVLTARGYEDESEIPFAGLADLLRPVLDGLDGLPGPQAAALRSALALGPPVAGDRFTVCAATVGILAAAAETSPLLIVVDDLQWLDASSREAVLFAGRRLHADGIALLVATRNPADAADLRASHVALAGLSVDDVDELCRSTLPAAPPGAAARLHAATAGNPLGVIELSRERPDHQDAGVAAPYVPPGSRIERALQSRLAELPGDTRRALVLAAAAVGGDTGILLLAAEASGLHLRDFAPAETQDLITIDDRRTEFRHPLLRSVVYHAATMDDRCAAHNALAAVLADIPGDAAADARAWHLAAATLSPDEDVATLLQEAALRASSRAGYVGAARAFGQAARLSRGPDRARRLLRAARCWQLAGRNDQVLPLLDEALPLTTEPSRRALIQHMSAYVRMWRERPDGVLEFLVASAEAVEEADPGRAALMYTDACIPYFMVGDIEQLQAVVRRGHELAARAGGPPQLVAAVALAGGLTLAGERGAADALLRRCHPDLMRADPLVRAQDLCHAALTWIWLEGFDAAGELLDRVIAAARSAGALGVLPQALGISSELHFRVGDWHDARASAAESLRLASETRQADLYGLFFNGRLDAVQGRADDCRRRVERTIAVAERLGVDCMALYTGHELGLLALSQGEAGEAITHLEAVRALPVAAHIRDPAVVPWVFDLVEAYIRDGRPDAARELLDAQQARPGGMWADAAAARCRALLAPPEEMAAAFKTALESLGCALMPFERARTELSYGERLRRQRQRAQARKHLHDALETFTRLGAQPWAERARSELSATGTTVRRSADALPRLTPQELQVALVVARGATNHEAAATLFLSQKTIEYHLSNIYRKTNIRSRTDLAGIAGAAKA from the coding sequence ATGATGCTCGGACGGACCGCCGAACGTGCATTGATCGACGCTCTTCTGACAGGTGCGCGGGGCGGTCGCAGCGACGCGCTGGTGATCACCGGCGAGCCGGGCATCGGCAAGACCACCCTGATCGGCTACGCGATCGAGCAGGCCGCCGGCATGCGGGTGCTGACCGCGCGCGGCTACGAGGACGAGTCGGAGATACCGTTCGCCGGCCTGGCCGACCTGCTGCGCCCGGTCCTCGACGGCCTGGACGGGCTGCCCGGCCCGCAGGCCGCCGCGCTGCGCAGCGCGCTGGCCCTCGGTCCGCCGGTGGCCGGCGACCGGTTCACCGTGTGCGCCGCCACCGTCGGCATCCTGGCGGCCGCCGCTGAGACCTCCCCGCTGCTGATCGTCGTGGACGATCTCCAGTGGCTGGACGCCTCCTCCCGCGAGGCGGTGCTCTTCGCGGGCCGCCGCCTGCACGCCGACGGCATCGCCCTGCTGGTCGCGACGCGCAACCCGGCCGACGCCGCCGACCTGCGCGCGTCGCATGTGGCGCTGGCCGGCCTCTCGGTCGACGACGTGGACGAGCTGTGCCGGTCCACCCTGCCCGCAGCGCCGCCCGGCGCCGCCGCGCGGCTGCACGCCGCGACCGCCGGCAACCCGCTCGGCGTCATCGAGCTGAGCCGCGAGCGGCCGGACCACCAGGACGCCGGCGTGGCCGCGCCGTACGTGCCGCCGGGCTCGCGGATCGAGCGCGCGCTCCAGTCCCGGCTCGCCGAGCTCCCCGGCGACACCCGCCGCGCCCTGGTGCTGGCCGCGGCCGCGGTCGGCGGCGACACCGGCATCCTGCTGCTCGCCGCGGAGGCGTCCGGTCTGCACCTGCGCGACTTCGCGCCCGCCGAGACCCAGGACCTGATCACCATCGACGACCGGCGCACCGAGTTCCGGCACCCGCTGCTGCGCTCGGTCGTCTACCACGCCGCCACAATGGACGATCGCTGCGCCGCACACAACGCGCTGGCGGCCGTGCTCGCCGACATACCCGGCGACGCGGCCGCCGACGCGCGCGCCTGGCACCTCGCCGCCGCAACGCTCTCCCCCGATGAAGACGTGGCAACGTTGCTGCAGGAGGCGGCGCTGCGGGCCAGCAGCCGCGCCGGGTATGTGGGGGCGGCCCGCGCGTTCGGGCAGGCCGCCCGGCTCAGCCGCGGGCCGGACCGGGCACGCCGGCTGCTGCGCGCGGCGCGCTGCTGGCAGCTCGCCGGGCGCAACGACCAGGTGCTTCCGCTGCTCGACGAGGCGCTGCCGCTGACCACCGAGCCGAGCCGGCGCGCCCTGATCCAGCACATGAGCGCCTACGTCCGGATGTGGCGCGAGCGCCCCGACGGCGTACTGGAGTTCCTGGTCGCCAGCGCGGAGGCGGTCGAGGAGGCCGACCCCGGCCGGGCCGCGCTGATGTACACCGACGCCTGCATCCCGTACTTCATGGTCGGCGACATCGAGCAGCTCCAGGCCGTGGTCCGCCGCGGCCACGAGCTGGCCGCGCGGGCCGGCGGCCCGCCCCAGCTTGTCGCGGCGGTCGCCCTGGCCGGCGGCCTCACCCTGGCGGGCGAGCGCGGCGCGGCGGACGCGCTGCTGCGACGCTGCCATCCCGACCTGATGCGGGCCGATCCCCTGGTACGCGCACAGGACCTCTGCCACGCCGCGCTCACCTGGATCTGGCTGGAGGGTTTCGACGCCGCCGGCGAGCTGCTCGACCGGGTCATCGCCGCCGCACGGTCCGCCGGCGCGCTCGGCGTGCTGCCGCAGGCCCTCGGCATCTCCTCGGAGCTGCACTTCCGGGTCGGCGACTGGCACGACGCCCGGGCCAGCGCCGCGGAGAGCCTGCGCCTGGCGAGCGAGACCCGCCAGGCGGACCTCTACGGGCTGTTCTTCAACGGCCGCCTCGACGCGGTCCAGGGCCGCGCCGACGACTGCCGCCGCCGGGTCGAGCGGACCATCGCGGTGGCCGAGCGCCTCGGCGTCGACTGCATGGCCCTCTACACCGGTCACGAGCTGGGCCTGCTGGCACTGAGCCAGGGCGAGGCGGGCGAGGCGATCACCCACCTCGAGGCCGTGCGCGCGCTGCCCGTCGCCGCGCACATCCGGGACCCCGCCGTGGTGCCGTGGGTCTTCGACCTCGTGGAGGCGTACATCCGCGACGGCCGGCCGGACGCCGCGCGGGAGCTGCTCGACGCGCAGCAGGCCCGCCCGGGCGGCATGTGGGCCGACGCGGCCGCGGCCCGGTGCCGGGCGCTGCTTGCCCCGCCGGAGGAGATGGCCGCGGCGTTCAAGACCGCCCTGGAGTCGCTGGGCTGCGCGCTGATGCCGTTCGAGCGGGCCCGCACCGAGCTCTCGTACGGCGAGCGGCTGCGCCGGCAGCGGCAGCGGGCACAGGCCCGTAAGCACCTGCACGACGCCCTGGAGACCTTCACCCGGCTCGGCGCGCAGCCCTGGGCCGAGCGGGCCCGCTCCGAGCTCAGCGCCACCGGCACCACGGTCCGCCGCTCCGCGGACGCGCTGCCCCGGCTCACCCCGCAGGAGTTGCAGGTGGCGCTCGTGGTGGCCAGGGGTGCCACCAACCACGAGGCGGCGGCGACCCTGTTCCTCAGCCAGAAGACCATCGAGTACCACCTGAGCAACATCTACCGCAAGACGAACATCCGGTCCCGCACCGACCTCGCCGGCATCGCGGGCGCCGCCAAGGCCTGA
- a CDS encoding RNA polymerase sigma factor: MTIDQYDGTRETVRDAQSGDTHAADMFVRQFERLVWWTVRSFRLPDADAEDVVQNTWLRVFEHLGEVREPDRIGSWVATIARRECLKHMRTGRREVPGLELRAEQLDDERAPHPERVAVDAQMIDLLWQHVNSLPGPAREMVVALSGKDAPAYADFARRKGIPIGSIGPTRMRSLRKLRVSLEGHGLGAHAWH, from the coding sequence ATGACGATCGACCAGTACGACGGCACCCGGGAGACCGTTCGCGACGCGCAGTCGGGCGACACGCACGCGGCGGACATGTTCGTGCGGCAGTTCGAGCGGCTGGTCTGGTGGACCGTGCGGTCCTTCCGGCTACCGGACGCCGACGCCGAGGACGTCGTGCAGAACACCTGGCTGCGGGTGTTCGAGCATCTCGGCGAGGTGCGGGAGCCGGACCGGATCGGGTCGTGGGTGGCGACGATCGCCCGGCGGGAGTGCCTCAAGCACATGCGGACCGGGCGGCGGGAGGTGCCGGGCCTGGAGTTGCGGGCCGAGCAGCTCGACGACGAACGGGCGCCGCACCCGGAGCGCGTCGCCGTCGACGCTCAGATGATCGACCTGCTGTGGCAGCACGTGAACTCGCTGCCGGGGCCGGCCCGGGAGATGGTGGTGGCGCTGAGCGGCAAGGACGCGCCCGCGTACGCCGATTTCGCCCGCCGCAAGGGCATCCCGATCGGTAGCATCGGGCCGACCCGGATGCGCTCGCTGCGCAAGCTGCGGGTCTCGCTCGAGGGCCACGGCCTCGGGGCGCACGCGTGGCACTAG
- a CDS encoding DUF732 domain-containing protein — MMAQRWVVAAVMLVALSGCGDDDVTRPATVPAPATSSAAPTPSAPAVAAGRTRPVPTATAAPRTSGPAPSSGRRAAKPRAVALETSGFVAAVQNRLPAVALDHRDEEIAAIAGQACTSLAAGEGAGTIVAGTERFGTDEATAHKLIKMAIDNVCPDQDRRIEEF; from the coding sequence ATGATGGCGCAGAGATGGGTGGTCGCGGCGGTAATGCTTGTCGCGCTGAGCGGATGCGGCGACGACGACGTCACCAGGCCGGCGACCGTGCCCGCGCCGGCGACCAGCAGCGCGGCGCCGACCCCCTCGGCGCCGGCGGTCGCCGCCGGCCGCACCCGGCCGGTGCCGACCGCGACGGCCGCGCCGCGCACGTCCGGGCCCGCGCCGTCGTCCGGCCGCCGGGCCGCCAAGCCGCGGGCCGTCGCGCTGGAGACCTCGGGATTCGTCGCCGCGGTGCAGAACCGGCTGCCCGCGGTGGCCCTCGACCACCGGGACGAGGAGATCGCCGCGATCGCCGGGCAGGCGTGCACGTCGCTCGCGGCCGGCGAGGGCGCGGGCACCATCGTGGCCGGTACCGAGCGGTTCGGCACCGACGAGGCGACCGCCCACAAACTGATCAAAATGGCGATCGACAACGTCTGCCCGGATCAGGACCGCCGCATCGAGGAGTTCTGA
- a CDS encoding S1C family serine protease, whose translation MTDLLTRPPAYTQDHTAAAPPFPPLPPNVISHRGGGRRWPRRVAGGAVVLALIAGGGIAGGVVAEHYATGTPAAATRTTATGTPAVAANNDLAAVAAKVSPSIVTVLMQSSGGTGLGSGVVITEDGLIVTNNHVVASGGTASVQLADGRTVPAEVLATDPTHDLALVRASGAGSLTPATFGTDDSVAVGDTVLAFGAPLGLEGTVTSGIVSALDREVGTDGEKLTGLLQTDAAINHGNSGGALVDTAGNVIGINVAIATPSEDSGSIGLGFAIPAGTVTSVVRQLEAEASH comes from the coding sequence ATGACCGATCTGCTGACCAGGCCCCCCGCGTACACCCAGGACCACACCGCCGCCGCGCCGCCGTTCCCCCCGCTGCCCCCGAACGTCATCAGCCACCGCGGTGGCGGGCGGCGCTGGCCGAGGCGGGTGGCGGGCGGCGCGGTCGTCCTCGCCCTGATCGCCGGCGGCGGCATCGCCGGCGGCGTGGTCGCCGAGCACTACGCCACCGGAACGCCGGCCGCCGCGACACGGACGACGGCGACCGGCACCCCGGCGGTCGCCGCGAACAACGACCTGGCGGCGGTCGCCGCCAAGGTGTCGCCGAGCATCGTCACGGTGCTGATGCAGAGCTCCGGCGGTACGGGGCTGGGCTCCGGCGTCGTGATCACCGAGGACGGCCTCATCGTCACCAACAACCACGTGGTCGCGTCCGGCGGCACCGCGAGCGTGCAGCTCGCCGACGGCCGCACGGTGCCCGCCGAGGTCCTGGCCACCGACCCCACCCACGACCTGGCGCTGGTCCGGGCGTCCGGCGCGGGGAGCCTCACGCCGGCGACCTTCGGTACGGACGACAGCGTCGCCGTCGGCGACACCGTGCTCGCGTTCGGTGCCCCGCTCGGCCTCGAGGGGACCGTCACCTCCGGCATCGTGTCCGCGCTCGACCGGGAGGTCGGCACCGACGGCGAGAAGCTGACCGGCCTGCTGCAGACCGACGCCGCCATCAACCACGGAAACTCCGGCGGCGCGCTCGTCGACACCGCCGGCAACGTCATCGGCATCAACGTGGCCATCGCCACGCCGAGCGAGGACTCCGGCAGCATCGGCCTCGGCTTCGCCATCCCGGCCGGCACCGTCACCAGCGTCGTCAGGCAGCTCGAGGCCGAAGCCTCCCACTGA
- a CDS encoding LacI family DNA-binding transcriptional regulator yields MPRCTLATIAREANVSVPTVSKVLNGHSDVAAHTRAIIERLLTEHGYQRPRSPRRSNRRGEFIDLVINDLDSNWGLAILTGVEQVAEEAGLTLAVSAVHNRASLTRRWLQSLLSRASQGAILVLSDLDEAQRAELARRTLPFVLVDGVSAPPPDVPSVGATNFAGGFAATEHLIGLGHTRIAAIGGPESLLCTRARVAGYRSALEASGLRAHRDLVRYAPFHHDGGLDAARRLFALAEPPTAIFAGSDHLATGVYSAARARGLRIPEQCSVVGFDDLNFTPWMAPALTTVRQPLREMGVAAARMLLRVINGERLDSHRIELATALVIRESSGPRAPH; encoded by the coding sequence GTGCCACGCTGCACCCTGGCGACGATCGCCCGCGAGGCGAACGTATCCGTGCCGACCGTTTCCAAGGTCCTCAACGGACACAGCGACGTCGCCGCGCACACCCGCGCCATCATCGAGCGGCTGCTCACCGAGCACGGGTACCAGCGGCCGCGGTCGCCGCGGCGCAGCAACCGCCGCGGCGAGTTCATCGACCTGGTCATCAACGACCTGGACAGCAACTGGGGCCTGGCGATACTGACCGGCGTCGAGCAGGTGGCCGAGGAGGCCGGGCTCACCCTGGCGGTCTCGGCGGTGCACAACCGGGCCAGCCTGACCCGGCGCTGGCTCCAGTCGCTGCTGTCCCGGGCGTCGCAGGGCGCCATCCTGGTCCTGTCCGATCTCGACGAGGCCCAGCGCGCCGAGCTGGCCCGGCGCACGCTGCCGTTCGTCCTCGTCGACGGGGTGTCCGCGCCGCCGCCGGACGTGCCGTCGGTCGGCGCGACGAACTTCGCCGGCGGGTTCGCGGCGACCGAGCACCTGATCGGCCTCGGACACACCCGGATCGCGGCGATCGGCGGCCCGGAGTCCCTGCTCTGCACCCGGGCCCGGGTGGCCGGCTACCGGTCCGCGCTCGAGGCCTCCGGGCTGCGCGCGCACCGGGACCTGGTCCGCTACGCGCCGTTCCACCACGACGGCGGCCTGGACGCGGCCCGGCGGCTGTTCGCGCTGGCCGAACCGCCGACGGCGATCTTCGCGGGCAGCGACCACCTGGCCACCGGCGTCTACTCGGCCGCCCGGGCGCGCGGGCTGCGGATACCCGAGCAGTGCAGCGTGGTCGGCTTCGACGACCTGAACTTCACGCCGTGGATGGCGCCGGCGCTGACCACCGTGCGCCAGCCGCTGCGTGAGATGGGTGTCGCGGCCGCCCGCATGCTGCTGCGGGTGATCAACGGCGAGCGGCTGGACAGCCATCGGATCGAACTGGCGACCGCGCTGGTGATCAGGGAGAGCAGCGGGCCCCGGGCTCCGCACTGA
- a CDS encoding MBL fold metallo-hydrolase — protein MREVVDGVFELGIGYVHMHLVITDDGVVLVDTGLPGRSRKVDQALHDIRRKIGDVRTVLLTHHHADHTGNVADLRRRSGARVVAHAADAPVIAGQAKVVIRHPIVKVTSRLMGTPEPAPVDDVVTVDGSSPLPGFTALHTPGHTAGHLSFLLERAGGVLFAGDAARGGRDGRIGGSPKMVSVDLAQQEKSVARLADLEFEHAVFGHGGAVSGRAADRFREYVVQRTHRGLSGR, from the coding sequence ATGCGTGAAGTGGTCGACGGCGTTTTCGAGCTCGGCATCGGTTACGTGCACATGCACCTGGTGATCACCGACGACGGGGTGGTGCTCGTCGACACCGGGCTGCCCGGCAGGTCCCGCAAGGTGGATCAGGCGTTGCACGACATCCGCCGCAAGATCGGCGACGTGCGGACCGTGCTGCTCACCCACCATCACGCCGACCACACCGGCAACGTCGCCGACCTGCGCCGCCGCTCCGGTGCCCGGGTGGTCGCGCACGCGGCCGACGCGCCGGTCATCGCGGGACAGGCAAAGGTCGTCATCCGGCACCCGATCGTCAAGGTGACCAGCCGCCTGATGGGCACCCCGGAGCCGGCGCCCGTCGACGACGTCGTCACCGTCGACGGCTCCTCGCCGCTGCCCGGCTTCACCGCCCTGCACACACCCGGGCACACCGCCGGGCACCTCTCCTTCCTGCTGGAGCGGGCCGGCGGCGTGCTCTTCGCCGGCGACGCCGCGCGGGGCGGGCGCGACGGCCGGATCGGCGGCTCGCCCAAGATGGTCTCGGTCGACCTCGCACAGCAGGAGAAGAGCGTCGCGCGCCTGGCCGACCTGGAGTTCGAGCACGCCGTCTTCGGCCACGGCGGCGCCGTCTCCGGCCGGGCCGCCGACCGCTTCCGCGAGTACGTCGTACAGCGAACTCACAGAGGGCTCTCGGGTAGGTGA